DNA sequence from the Gopherus evgoodei ecotype Sinaloan lineage chromosome 3, rGopEvg1_v1.p, whole genome shotgun sequence genome:
tctgatagcgttctttgataggataacgagccttgtggataagggagaagcggtggatgtgatatacctagactttagtaaggcatttgatagggtctcgcatgatattcttatagataagctaggaaagtacagtttagatggggctactataaggtgggtgcataactggctgggtaaccgtactcagagagtagttgttaatggctcccaatcctgctgaaaaggtataacaagtggggttccgcaggggtctgttttgggaccggttctgttcaatatcttcatcaacgatttagatgttggcatagaaagtacgcttattaagtttgcggacgataccaaactgggagggattgcaactgctttggaggacagggtcaaaattcaaaatgatctggacaaattggagaaatggtctgaggtaaacaggatgaagttcaataaagataaatgcaaagtgctccacttaggaaggaacaatcagtttcacacatacagaatgggaagagactgtctaggaaggagtatggcagaaagagatctaggggtcatagtagaccacaagcttaatatgagtcaatggtgtgatactgttgcaaaaaaagcaaacgtgattctgggatgcattaacaggtgtgttgtaaacaagacacgagaagtcattcttccgctttactctgcgctggttaggcctcaactggagtactgtgtccagttctgggcaccgcatttcaagaaagatgtggagaaattggagagggtccagagaagagcaacaagaatgattaaaggtcttgagaacatgacctatgaaggaaggctgaaggaattgggtttgtttagtttggaaaagagaagactgagaggggacctgatagcagttttcaggtatctaaaagggtgtcatcaggaggagggagaaaacttgttcaccttagcctccaatgatagaacaagaagcaatgggcttaaactgcagcaagggagatttaggttggacattaggaaaaagttcctaactatcagggtagttaaacactggaatagattgcctagggaggttgtggaatctccatctctggagatatttaagagtaggttagataaatgtctattagggatggtctagacagtatttggtcctgccatgagggcaggggactggactcaatgacctctcgaggtcccttccagtcctagagtctatgagtctatgaatcactAATGGCTCTGAGAACTCTTcaaccagttccttaagtattctaggatgtattttgcTGACTTTTCAACACCTAACTTAGCAAAGTAATTCCTAACttgttcttttcttattttagcctcagatcctaccccaattatactgatgttcactatgttagttgGCTGATCACACctaacttttttggtgaaaactgaaacaaaaaatacatttaacacTTCGGCTATTGTtgtgttttctgttattgtctttcccttctccctgggTAATGGACttacctgtccttggtctttctttTGTTTCTCATATTTGTAAAATGGTTTCTTGTTACCCtgtatgtccctagctagtttaatctcatttttgccttggcctttctaattttatcccTGCAAAAAAActtgtgttgattttttttaatattaatcctttgtttgacctagtttccatttattgtaggactcttttttgagtctcagatcactgaagatctcctgggtaagccaaggtggtctcttgccatacttcctctCTTTCCTACGCAGCAGGTTTGTTTGCTCTTGTGTCCTTAATAATGTCGCTAAAGAACTTCCCATTCTCCAGAACTCTTTtctcccttagacttgcttcccatgggctcTTACCCACCAATTCTCGGAGTTTGCTAacatctgccttcttgaaatccattgtctttattgtgctggtttccctcctaccattccttagaatcatgaactccaccatttcctgatcactttcacctCAAGCTGACTTccgctttcaaattctcaatcagTTCCTCCCCATTTATTCCCcctcagcagggccggcgctaccatttaggcagcctaggcaatcacctagggcgccagaataaatggcgggtgccgttttgccggagggggcggcaggcggctccggtggagctgccgcagtggtgcctgtggatggttggctgctcgcgtggctccggtggaccgcctgcaggcaggactgcggcagctccaccggagccacggagcaccggaccctccgcggGCACCACTGCGGGAGCTCCACCacagctgcgggaccagcgcgcggggctgcgaaattgccgtctgcctagggcgctcaaacccttagcgccggtcctgcccctcagcccccttccctagtcgctttctccaccttctgtaattaaaagcagcaaagagtcctgtggcaccttatagactaacagacgtattggagcacaagctttcctgggtgaatacccacttcgtctggaGCAGGCCCGTGAGCTTACGTCTCATCCCATCTCGCCACACCCTTCTCCAGGGCATTGTCTTGTAAATGACACCGGCTTCCCTCACTTGGAAGTCTGTTCTCAGCTCCAGCGGGATCAACGTTCTTGCTATTCAGCCTGGACGACTGCCTTGCCTTGAACCTGCTGCACCTTGTGTGGCTGCTGCTCCCGTCATCCCAAGAGGAGCAGCGTCAGCCGGGAAGCGCGGTGGCCCACAAAACAGCTAACTCCTGGCCGTGCCGCTGTGCAGGGTGCTACACAGGAGCTGGGGTCAAACTCACCTGAGTGGTGGTAGCCCCGGAGGTGAGCTCTTTCTGGATGCGTTCGAGCAGAGCGTCCCGCACCTATAGGGAACACAAGGTCACTCCTGTTATCCTGTCGGGAGACAGGCTACGGGGCTGGagggaccattggcctgacccgGCATGGCCATTCTCATGCTGTTAAGAGAGTGGTTGTTTTTGATGGCTGGCTGGAAGTATCTTTGGCCCAGAGTGACTGGCGAAGGCCAGGAAGAGGAGAAACTCACCTTCTTGTCCATGAGGCAGCTGAAGACCAGAATGAAGACACCCTGCATGAAAGAGAAATAAAGGGCATTTACTGACCAGGTCTCACCTGGTGCTGCTTAAACACTGTCCAGTGAGTCCCCAGCCGATGGCCTGGTTTCCTGAGACCTCTGAGGCTCATCAAGGTTAGCTCCAGGGGCATGGCTGAGAGAAGGAAGACATGGCTGGGCTGGCTCTGTGCCATGGCAGTCTCTCGCTGCCTGTCCCTTAGCAGGCTCCCAGGCCTTGTGTCTGGATGTGGGCCCCATGCAGCTGGAGGGAGATAATGGGCATTTAGAGTCTTGCACATGTGGCAGAGTGCCATGTCGCATCACCCACCTGAAATGCGTTCAGGACAGTGAACATATAATGGAAAACTTCAGAGCTCTTGCTCGTCATGGTGATAATCCCCAACCCCCAGGTCAGGCCAAAGATGGGCGTCAGGATGAGCACAGCTTTGAGAATGCTGAGCAGGATCTTCCTGTCTTCTCCCTTGGGTCCCTCGGACACTGACGGCCTCATTAGCTTCATCACCACCACGAAAAGGATCAGCACATTGAGCAGGACAATGACCAGGACAGGCACAGAGAAGGTGTAAATCGCCCCATTGTGCCCATTGAGCCAACAGACCATGGTCTGAATGTAGCCCTGCTTGGGGTAGTAAACAGCCACGGCAGCGGCAGCAATGATGAGTGGGCACAGGTACCCGATGGTCACCACGAGAGGCGTGACGGAGGCTTTGGCCAGCTGGTGGAAGACAAACACTAGGTGGTGGAAAAGCATGAGGGCTTGGACGAGCATCCAGAAGAACGTGGCCAGGTAGAAGAAGTGCATGAAGAACGTGGCAGCCACGCAGAGCTTGTTCTCATGGCTCGGGGTCATCCAGGAGGAGCCCAGGAACCACGCGTTGGCCATCAGCAGAGACAGGACGATGTTGACCAGAGTCATGTAGCGGAAGTAAGAGATCTTATTCCTGACCACCGACCGCCAGACCAGGTAGTAGATCCCCAAGCAGAGGATCAGGGCCAGGATGGAAGCACAGACTCCAAACTGGCTCAGGAAGTCCAGCCAAAAGCTATCCGTGATGCTATGGATGGACACGAGGATGGAGAAGGAGGTCAGGTGCTGGCAGGTGCACTTGGTGGTGGTGCCTGTGCCAGAGGTTTGGCATCCCTGGGAGGACCAGCCTCCTTCCCCTTGGAACAAGCCATGGTCCCAGAACACGCACTGGGGCCTCTCCTCCCCAGATGCTGCCACAGCCTCGTCCTCTGTCGCGTTCCTGTGACCAAAGGTAATGGCAATCTCCGCCTGGCTCACACTCCCATTGCTGGACATGATGCTGCTGGACAACAGCAGGCTGCCAAGGACGTAGCTAGAGCTGCCCAGCCCTGGGTCGTAGTTCGCAGGCAGGAGTCCGCCCAGTGTCTTCAGCGCCATGCTGATCACGGTGACATTGGCCCCGAGCTGCACCAGCTGCTCTAGCACATCCTGGCTGATGTGGGTTTGGAGCAGGGGTTGCACATGGAAGGTTTTGCTGTAGTCAGTCAGCGAATCCGGATCGAACACGGATCCTTGGAGCTCGACATTGGGCAGGGTGAAGCTGAAGTTGCCGTCTGCGGGGATTGGCCGCCTGGTGATGTTCTCGATGGACTGCAGGAACGTGGAGGCCATGGAGGGCAAGTCAGCTTGTGCCTTGGCCCACAAGGCCTGGGGATCGAAGTCAAGCATCTGGCTGATGACTGCCAGGAAAGTCTGCAAGCACAAAGATGGCATTTGGATTGTACGGGCCTCATCACTTCGAGGGCTGATTTCCCAGAGCTggcctctccctgccctcccaggaGTGACAGTGTCAGTGTTTAGGCCATGGCTGTCTGGGATGTCTCGCTCTGCCCCACCCTTAGCACAGGTGCTAACTGCAGTGACGCTGTGGTAATTCTGGTATTTGCCGGCAAATGCTGACGTTCTGGCGTCTACCACACCAGCAGGGTGTCTGTGTGGGCCCCCAGTCTAGCTTCATCttttctctctccatcctccccCCCAGTTCTCTTTCCTTCTGGCTCCCCTCTTTCCTTCTCTGAGTCTCTTCGTCGAGGCAGGACAAGGCCTCACTTTGCAAATGCTGAAAACAAATAGACTGAAAATGATACAGGGCCAAACTCATGGGTAGTATAAGATTGCTACTGCCTAGGGTTGGGGacactgtgtctgtgcagcgacCCACACAACGGGGTCTGGCTCCGACCTGAAGTCCTGGCGAACACAGTGCATCGTGCCCGGCAGCTGGTTCTCCCAGCTGAAGGGTCACAGCAGGCTGTGCGAGATGTGCAGCATCCCACCGGCCAGTCCCACCTAGTGTGGGCTGCCCACGTCCCACGGGGTCTGCGAGCCAGCCAGCGCCGTGTCCCGGGTACTCACGGCCATGGTACTGCTGCTAAGGTGCAGGCCGGCGTTCCCGGCAATACGGGAGATGGTGTCCACCGTGGTCACTAGAGCCAGCAGGTCCCAGGTGGAGCTCACAGAGCCCCTCCCAGGCTGAGTCTCCACCCTCAGCCACTCAGTCAGCCGCGCCAGCTCACTCCGGGGgttgcccagccctgccaggaccagctggagagggaaaaggggtggggtggggaagagagactgAGATTTAACAGGCTGGGGCACCGGGGCGATCTCAGGGATGGACATTACGGAGCCTTCCACTTCTAATCCAAccctcaggcctggtctgcaGGGACCCCGCTCCCCCGGCCATGCAGtccctgaagtcagtggctgTTTCTCAGCTCCCAGGGGATGGTGTGGAAGGGAGGTCTGGGCCGCAGGGGGTCTCGGTCCTGACCCTttctgcagcagcagcggcaACCCACTGACTACGCTTTGCACTGATGGATGCAGCGGAGTTTTGGGACGCTGGAAGGGACGGCTGTGAATTTCCAGGCCCCCGGCCTATATCCAAGAACGTTTCCTGCACTCCGGCAAAGCGTCAGCATCAGTATCCCTGCAGACGCCTCTCTCTGCCGaagctgctgggagctgctgggctgtCTCATGCTCCAGTCAGGCTGGAGATGGGGCGTAAAGTCTGAACAGTGAGAGGTTGAACGGCCAGGGTGGTTCACAGTCGGAACAACTCAGCTGGGGTCACAGTGGGCTGCCATCACCCTTAGGCTTTAGAGCCAGACTGACTGTCTCTCTGGAAGATCTGCTCTCACTCAGAAGGGCTTTACAAGAGGCAGGATGGGCTAGATTCTAGATCTACACCACTAGCCTGGGGTTCAGGAGACCAGCCCTCTATTCTCGGCTCTGCTCTtaggtgaccctgggcaagtcatgctccgtgcctcagtttccccatttgtaatatGGAGATAATGATCATGACTTCTTTAGTAAAGTTCTGTGAGAGCTAATGAGGATAAGAGCTAGGGCAGAATTCAGACCCTGGGAAATCGGGCAGCCTCAAGAGCTCATGTGTAATCCATGTGGCTAATAGGCAGATATCTATTTAAGAGACCCACTGGGAGGAGGTAGGAGTGAGTTGTGTCTGCGTCACTGTTGCTAGGCGGATTAAGCACTCCTTCTGGAATTGGGGGTGGTAGTTTGGGGTCTGCTCCAATAGGTTCCTGGGTGCTGGGGTGAGACTCCATGAGGGCAGCTGTCCCTGCAAAGGGCCATGTGCCCTGGGAGACGCTGAGCCCGGGAGCAGACAGCAGGCTGGTGTCCCGAACTCA
Encoded proteins:
- the ADGRF3 gene encoding adhesion G-protein coupled receptor F3, whose translation is MGLADAQLAAPGLAAIAKGSLERPRKPLAGSAAISQQAPSRAGSHPVLTIFSLLLTSECGPVQGASRECRCLPGYEWNRNVCGQYAACGALLLSPCSCLRWTAESPGYCQPLLPSTAGTASPTSAPQLIPAGDNLTISFSLGAGATEVTWYLLSPDGSSARELHNGTQTMLVTNGSVAVLRVSSISADWAGEYICQYVCENSQLQLRQQVSILLGPEDIVQTLAQVSMNCSSSGGINLRCCIRNRGKAYRVSWIPGSRAPADLVGDTDPLCHSLPLETCPAQDTPYQCVFESEGLGAAQAVVTVSVIQAGDPFCPSNDSQGMWAATKAGQVAEILCPDNRAGTVQRSCSAGGVWGEVISKCTHRELLAGLYSAQLVLAGLGNPRSELARLTEWLRVETQPGRGSVSSTWDLLALVTTVDTISRIAGNAGLHLSSSTMAVSTRDTALAGSQTPWDTFLAVISQMLDFDPQALWAKAQADLPSMASTFLQSIENITRRPIPADGNFSFTLPNVELQGSVFDPDSLTDYSKTFHVQPLLQTHISQDVLEQLVQLGANVTVISMALKTLGGLLPANYDPGLGSSSYVLGSLLLSSSIMSSNGSVSQAEIAITFGHRNATEDEAVAASGEERPQCVFWDHGLFQGEGGWSSQGCQTSGTGTTTKCTCQHLTSFSILVSIHSITDSFWLDFLSQFGVCASILALILCLGIYYLVWRSVVRNKISYFRYMTLVNIVLSLLMANAWFLGSSWMTPSHENKLCVAATFFMHFFYLATFFWMLVQALMLFHHLVFVFHQLAKASVTPLVVTIGYLCPLIIAAAAVAVYYPKQGYIQTMVCWLNGHNGAIYTFSVPVLVIVLLNVLILFVVVMKLMRPSVSEGPKGEDRKILLSILKAVLILTPIFGLTWGLGIITMTSKSSEVFHYMFTVLNAFQGVFILVFSCLMDKKVRDALLERIQKELTSGATTTQQPHKVQQVQGKAVVQAE